A genome region from Patescibacteria group bacterium includes the following:
- a CDS encoding Ig-like domain-containing protein, with the protein MAKQKNFILAISGVSGAGKTSVAKVLESNSEFQSIPSCTTRLPRPGETNGVDYFFISDEEFDLLKAKKAFVESVEANGARYGKRKVDFDNAFKAGKTPYIIVDFKGILEYKKKFKSALTIYIAPPSIEDAIERLKKRGTETADQIKIRLSQYKNDIAGEKGCDYTIVNDSLERAQAELLQIVEKEKKKRQARKNIARYLLLPLLFLFLAGAAYASQEVDFKNLPYINKFFPVETEEVKSTEEAVAPAETAPAAVETPTIVAPPPKAVANTIKKAPPKTEAPKTTPVEETKQNTDGSATTTVSTSGGASSADLAKAAASAGVVVNSISDIPFTDQTGSHSDLGQILKDYLSSTLEHRDEVTSLKSITLEDAGATGWNGQYLGSYTIGSDGRDITSANGTIILNSYYYNDSPIFNDYMKLIFSHEYGHHYTLYHKWVDWDLSITERLPDSYYSTRPLSETTTAVDYSLGWRNCESEIIAEDYSYIYSGYGVNAMAATYGYPSSALRSWLEQIGSSELLSSTVANNPPILTITAPSVSANLSGTADFSADATDDHGVGKVSFYIDENLISEDSTAPYAAPITTLNYQNGAHTLKAVATDGVLTAEQSIIVSIDNQTNDTEKPTISVLSPDSNPITITQNNLLIHAVATDNDQVAKIEMYHNDTLQESWDTSDLSLKITLSTPGTYDLKFKAYDRAGNSVEIVLSVIRALLTPPTP; encoded by the coding sequence ATGGCAAAGCAAAAAAATTTCATCTTAGCGATTTCTGGAGTTTCTGGCGCCGGCAAGACTTCCGTGGCCAAGGTTCTAGAGAGTAATTCAGAATTTCAATCCATACCTTCCTGCACCACGAGGTTGCCAAGACCAGGCGAGACCAACGGCGTGGATTATTTTTTCATCTCAGATGAAGAATTCGATCTCCTGAAGGCCAAGAAAGCCTTTGTCGAATCGGTTGAGGCCAATGGGGCTAGATACGGGAAGAGAAAAGTTGATTTTGACAATGCTTTCAAAGCAGGCAAGACTCCTTACATTATTGTCGATTTCAAGGGCATTCTTGAGTACAAGAAGAAATTCAAATCTGCCCTCACTATATATATTGCTCCGCCCAGCATAGAGGACGCAATCGAACGGTTGAAAAAGAGGGGGACAGAAACCGCAGACCAGATTAAAATTCGTCTTTCCCAATACAAAAATGATATTGCTGGGGAGAAGGGGTGCGACTACACGATCGTCAACGATTCTTTGGAGCGAGCGCAAGCGGAACTTCTCCAAATCGTCGAAAAAGAAAAGAAAAAACGCCAGGCAAGAAAAAATATTGCCAGATATCTCCTTTTGCCGCTTCTATTTTTATTTCTCGCTGGTGCCGCGTACGCCAGCCAAGAAGTTGATTTCAAGAATTTACCTTATATAAATAAGTTTTTCCCCGTAGAGACGGAGGAGGTCAAATCGACCGAAGAAGCCGTCGCCCCGGCCGAAACCGCACCAGCGGCAGTCGAAACCCCCACGATTGTAGCCCCACCGCCCAAGGCAGTCGCCAATACAATCAAGAAGGCTCCGCCTAAGACAGAAGCGCCCAAAACCACCCCAGTTGAGGAAACTAAGCAAAACACCGATGGCTCAGCCACTACTACAGTTTCAACCAGTGGTGGAGCTAGCTCGGCTGATCTTGCCAAAGCCGCTGCTTCAGCCGGCGTTGTTGTCAATTCAATCTCCGACATTCCCTTTACTGATCAAACTGGTAGTCACTCTGATTTGGGCCAAATCCTAAAGGATTATTTGAGCTCGACGTTGGAGCATCGCGATGAAGTAACTTCGCTAAAATCAATTACTCTCGAGGACGCTGGCGCGACTGGCTGGAACGGACAGTACTTGGGCTCTTATACAATCGGCTCAGACGGCCGTGATATCACAAGTGCAAACGGCACAATAATTTTGAATTCTTACTATTATAATGACTCGCCAATTTTCAATGACTACATGAAACTGATTTTTTCTCATGAGTATGGACATCACTACACGCTCTATCACAAGTGGGTTGACTGGGATCTCTCGATCACAGAACGCCTGCCAGACAGCTACTATTCGACACGTCCTCTCTCGGAAACAACGACCGCAGTTGACTACTCCTTGGGCTGGCGCAATTGCGAATCTGAGATAATCGCCGAAGATTATTCATATATATATTCAGGCTACGGCGTCAATGCGATGGCTGCTACTTACGGCTATCCGAGTTCTGCGCTCAGATCATGGTTAGAACAGATCGGTAGTTCGGAGCTGTTGTCCTCAACTGTCGCCAACAATCCGCCAATCTTAACGATTACCGCGCCTTCAGTTAGCGCTAATTTATCTGGCACTGCGGATTTCTCAGCTGATGCCACCGACGATCACGGGGTCGGCAAAGTCTCGTTTTATATTGACGAAAATTTAATTTCGGAGGATTCCACAGCACCTTATGCGGCGCCAATCACTACATTAAATTACCAGAACGGCGCCCATACTCTCAAAGCGGTTGCAACGGACGGGGTTTTGACGGCTGAGCAGTCAATAATTGTGAGTATCGACAATCAAACTAACGACACAGAGAAGCCAACTATCTCGGTCCTTTCACCAGACAGTAATCCTATTACTATCACGCAAAACAATCTTCTAATTCATGCTGTCGCTACTGACAACGATCAGGTCGCCAAAATCGAGATGTATCACAACGACACCTTACAGGAAAGCTGGGACACTTCGGATCTCAGCTTGAAAATTACCCTGAGCACGCCAGGAACTTATGATCTTAAATTCAAGGCATACGACAGGGCCGGCAATAGCGTTGAGATAGTTTTGTCAGTCATCCGTGCTCTTCTGACACCACCGACTCCATAG